From Deltaproteobacteria bacterium, one genomic window encodes:
- a CDS encoding alpha-ketoacid dehydrogenase subunit beta, with translation MPELSYIRAINEALREELRHDPLTFIIGLDVWVGAFGATGGLIDEFGADRVRNAPISEAGYAGAGVGAAMAGMRPIVEIEFASFFYCCWDQVCNQAAKLRYMSGGQADIPITFRTAYGATGQAAAQHSETVYAQFMSVPGLKIVAPSDPADMKGLLKSAIRDNNPVLVFEHMGLGRLRGQVPEGEHLVPIGKGAVKREGKDITVVAIGAMVSKALAAAKTLEQEGVSVEVVDPRSLIPLDEEIILNSVGKTHKVIVVDEGHLRCGAAAEIAAVIADKGFDLLDAPIKRLTAPDVPIPFSPPMEKFVLPDDKKIISMVKEMLG, from the coding sequence ATGCCTGAACTTTCATACATTCGAGCGATTAATGAAGCATTACGCGAAGAGTTACGCCACGATCCGTTGACATTTATCATCGGGTTAGATGTGTGGGTCGGCGCGTTTGGCGCGACTGGTGGTCTAATCGATGAGTTTGGCGCCGATCGCGTGCGTAATGCTCCGATCTCTGAAGCAGGATATGCCGGGGCTGGTGTCGGCGCAGCGATGGCCGGTATGCGCCCCATCGTAGAAATTGAATTCGCGAGCTTTTTCTACTGCTGTTGGGACCAGGTGTGTAACCAAGCTGCAAAACTGCGCTACATGTCTGGTGGACAAGCAGATATTCCTATTACCTTTCGTACAGCGTACGGTGCGACCGGACAAGCTGCCGCTCAGCACTCAGAGACTGTGTATGCACAGTTTATGAGCGTCCCAGGCTTAAAGATCGTCGCTCCCTCAGACCCAGCCGATATGAAAGGGCTGTTAAAGAGCGCGATCCGCGACAACAACCCGGTGCTGGTCTTCGAACATATGGGACTTGGTCGCCTCCGTGGTCAAGTACCAGAAGGAGAGCACCTCGTACCGATCGGCAAAGGGGCCGTGAAACGCGAAGGGAAGGACATCACCGTCGTTGCAATTGGCGCGATGGTATCTAAAGCACTCGCCGCCGCTAAGACACTGGAACAAGAAGGCGTCTCGGTCGAAGTGGTTGATCCTCGCTCGCTCATTCCGCTCGATGAAGAGATCATTCTCAACTCCGTCGGGAAAACACACAAAGTGATAGTCGTCGATGAAGGACATCTTCGCTGCGGCGCAGCCGCAGAAATTGCAGCAGTAATAGCAGACAAAGGCTTTGACCTGCTGGATGCGCCTATTAAACGGCTGACCGCACCAGATGTCCCGATTCCTTTCAGTCCGCCAATGGAAAAGTTCGTCCTGCCTGATGATAAGAAGATCATCTCGATGGTGAAGGAGATGCTCGGGTAA